Part of the Oncorhynchus masou masou isolate Uvic2021 chromosome 18, UVic_Omas_1.1, whole genome shotgun sequence genome, TAGTTCAATACATCCTAGCTACTTTGTGATAAATTATCACatctaaatctgaaatgtcatagacaAACAATTGCAAGAACAGATCACTCTGGAATCAGATTTGAACACAATGTGTAATTGAGCCTATTAAACACAAAAATGTGTTTTCACGTGAGAATTAGGAAGGTCTGATATCGAAAAAGGacattatttcattttttttgttgtaaaAACAGTGTGTCGTTCCAGTAGTTAGTTACTTTTTTTGCAGTGTAGCAGTATAAATACTGAAAAAAACCCACCAAGATTTGAAAAAAGTTCatctaccaccaagctactgcaaaatgtagttaaacaacatgtagttcactactccccaacactgcatGTGGACTACTTACATAACATCTACATCTGACCAATCAAGCCCATTGAGGCAGTGTTAAGTGTACTTACGGTGACAGGATAAGTCTGTAGCGCGTCCCCATCCTCCTGGTAGGTATAGCTGCCAAGTAGCTTACCCTCCTCCTGGTATTCATCATCCAGACCCTGGAAACCGACGACACAGTTAGAAAACAGCAGAGAGCTACAGCAGTAAGTGGGTCAATCAGTACTGCTTCACCAGAGCACATTCACAGAAAACGTGACTGACTTGAGCATCTACTAGGTGTTCTTCTGAATGGCTTGTAAAGACAGAAATAACAAACATGTGGCATGTTAAATTGGGTAAGCAGTGTGGCTTACATAGACGTTAAACTGGCGTGGGGCGCTGTCGATGTTGCCTGTTGGCGACAGGTCTTTGGGGATGTGCTCCAATGAGAAAGCAGAGGGCACGATCCTCATGGAGAGACGCATCACCAGGTAACCATGGGAACCCTGAAACGCCCAGCAGTTCCCTGGATGGACATCGGGCTTcagtggaaaagagagagagagagcattgatCAGACCAGTGGCTGAATGTGTTGGCTAGGCAGTATCAGGAACTAAAACTCTCCCAATATAATCCATTAATGAAATCACCAAGCCATCAAAAGACTAGTCCTCATGTGGTGACTTGAGTCGTACCTGTATGACCACACGAGGAGACTGTGAGAAGTACCAGAGTGGGAGGCCGAAAAGACTCATCAGTGCCGTCTTTGTCTCAAACGTCTCAGAGCAGCGAGTGCCCAGGATGTTGCCACCTGCACACACGTAGCAATGATGTCACTTTCACGACCGTGCACAATGTCAGCCACCCTCACAACGAGGGCATAGCTGAAGCCAGTCATAGCAGAAACAGTGTACTGTGCAAAGCCAAAACATATCATTCTAAATAATAGGCAGTAGACAAACAGTCAACGTAGGTCTCCACgccccaccaccacaacagctGTGAAACTTTACCTCCAGACTCCAGAGCGTAGTCCACCAGGCCGGTCCGATCCTGGGAGTAGAGTTTCAGAGCATTCTTCACCATCAGCTGCACATGCTGGAGGAGCAAGAGGAGAACAGAGTTGTTGGGTGAGGAACTGGAATAATGCAGACAGACAAGAAATAAGTAATTGAGAACACCAAAACACTGAATCTAATTTAAAACGATATTAACAAAAAGTATATATgtcctcccgagtggtgcagcggtctaaggcactgcatggcaGTGTTGCGCCGTCACTTCCGGCCGTGACctaggctgtgtcacaaccggctgtgactgGGAGTCCGATAGGGCGGCGCTCAATttgcccagcatcatccgggttaggggagggtttggcccgggggaggctttacttggctcatcgcactcAAACAAACAACCTACCTCCTCGGACATCCCGGCCCCAACAGTGTGCATCACGGTCTGAGAGACCGTCTCAGTGCTGAGCATCTCCTGCCTGGCCCTGTTCTCCTCAAGCTGCAGGCTCACGTTCTGCAGGATGCTGAGCTCCAGGGAGGCCAGAGAGGCCTGCAGGTCTGCCCCGCTCACATAACGCTCAGAGAGCCACTGCATTAGCGACTCAGGGAGTTCCTTCTCCCCGGGTTTGGAATCTCCGGCCTGCTCACTGCCGTAGAACAGGATCCACAGCTCCCGCCTCACCTGCTCAGACACCTGCTCAGACACCTGTCACGACCACAGAGGTCAAGGGTCGACAGAGGGATTTATACAAAAGATCTCCAGAAAAAAAATATTATGCTGAGATTCAGTCAGATATAATATTGAGTGTCTATACAGGACCAGCTATTCAAAGCAATGGAAGAGGCCATCTGGAAAGGCACATGCTGGAGCAATGCATgtatagaacagagagagagcgcaagcaACTCACCATGTCATGGAGTTGGTCCAAGCGGTCCCCCATGCCCTGGCATCCCATCACCCCCTGCAGGTCCTGCCGAATGCTCCCCAGTGCCGCCTCCAGCCGTTGCACCTCCGCCAGCAAGGCATCATGGGACTCACTGTCCGCACCCACAATTGAAGGGCACACACAGGGAGCAATATTCAACACAACTCGTGATTTCATTCAATTATTACAATCCAAAGGGTTTTGTGCTGAACTCACCTGACTGGCGCAGGAACTGGCGTGGCACTGGCAGTCTCAACTTGCCTCCTCTGCACCTCCTGAAGACATCATCAACATAACATGGATATATGACAACAAATACATTTTATACAGCTTCTACAGTAAGGTCTGTACATTTATATAAAATATTttacctctatttaaccaggcaagtcgatTAAGAACAAATTATAATTTACAGTGAGGGCAAAAGGCCTTCTGTGGGGATGGGGGCTATACATAGAACGTAGTATAGGATCTATGGATGTGTACCTCTGTCTTGGCAGCCAGTGTCTGCAGTAGAACCTCTAGTTGAGCAAGACGAGACTCTTGGCCCTGCTGCTGCACCACAACCTGCTCCTGCACAACACAGGAAGAGATCAATGAGCATCACAACCTGCTCCTGCACAACACAGGAAGAGATTAATGAGCATCACATCCTGCAAAACACATGAAGAGATTAATGAGCATCCCTGCACAACACAGAAGAGATCAATGAGCATCACATCCTGCACCTGCATCACATCCTGCACAACACATGAAGAGATTAATGAGCATCACATCCTGCACAACACATGAAGAGATTAATGAGCATCACATCCTGCACAACACATGAAGAGATTAATGAGCATCACATCCTGCACAACACATGAAGAGATTAATGAGCATCACATCCTGCACAACACATGAAGAGATTAATGAGCATCACATCCTGCACAACACATGAAGAGATTAATGAGCATCACATCCTGCACAACACATGAAGAGATTAATGAGCATCACATCCTGCACAACACATGAAGAGATTAATGAGCATCACATCCTGCACAACACATGAAGAGATTAATGAGCagaggtaaaaaaaagaaaaaaaaagtatgtacatatatttttttaagttacCCAAGTAAGTGGACCAAATTATATACTCATTTACTTTTCATTACAAGCACAATTACTATCTGCTGCCTGAAATGGACCCCTGACAACCCAACCTGGAGAATCACCTGTTCCCTCTGCAGTACTgcatccttctccatctctctcctcagtaGGGTGAGTCTCTCCTCCAGCAGGCCAGACACCCACAGCCCCATGCCGTCTCTGTCCGCCTGGGTGTCCAGCTGCTCTCGTAGAGAATGGTAGAGACCCAGCACTTCtccgtgctgctgctcctgcctctggcctcctccctccaccttctcccacAGTTGGGCCAGCCTCTGCTCCAACTGGGCCAGACGCTCAGAGTCCACAGACACGGCCACACTGCCTGGCTGTTCATATACAGGGGAGGGGGATAGGGGTCAGGTCAGCTATACAGAGTATCAGACCTTATCCATAGAATTGGAATGTCTTAAGGAAGCTGACTGGTTGATTGAATTATGTGCATCAACACCCCTGCTACCTGTGAGACagctggtggtagtggtggtggagtcaTGGTGGACTGCCCGTCTTTGGTCTGGGCTTGGGCAGAGGTGAAACTGAGGGTGTAGGCCGTCCTCCACTCAGTGACGTTAACGGCAGGCAATACAGATAGCAGGCTGGATGGACCCCAGTGCCACAGAGCTGGGAGAACATCGAGAACGGAAGATTTAGGAGACGGAAGAGGTCACAGTGGGTGATTGTTCAGTACTATGGATAACCAGCATGAGAGCGGTGCTACTCACCCAGGAGGATGAGGAATGGGAGCAAAATCAACAGGAGTTTGAGGAGCTTGGCAGGGTAACTACGACAACAGAAAAACACTTGTTAGTGTGATCACATATTATGGAGCTCCAGCCACTACCACATACAGGTGACTAGCAAAATAACGGAAACACTACATTTTATGGTGGCGTTTCCTTTATTTGGGCAGTTACCGGTTCCTTGAGTATTACTCTCAGGCCCAAGAGACTCACCGTGTCAAGACAAAGACATTGAGCAGAGAGATAAGGGTAACCAGATGGTACCATCCAGTCCCAAGCCACCAGAAGACCCCCGTCGCTGCCTTGCCTgtacacacaaagacagacagggagCAGATTAGTGAGCGTTCTTCAGGAGGCGGGAGGGGTAGATGAGGCACGTCCACACAGCACTAAGGATTAGAGAATCAAGTACATTCCCCAGATGAGGTAAGAGACGAGGACATAAATGCAGTGCAACAGGTTGCGGGGTTAGTTACAGACAGAGGTGATAAAGAAGGCCGAGCAAAAAAAGTGTTCTCTGTCAGCGTAGATGCACAGTACAGCAGAGAGGAGCCTTTTTTTAAGGAGAGCACAGCTTTAGCAAATCGCACGACTCCATCAAACTCCTGTACAGTGTGACAAATCGCTCCCATTCTTGGCGCCAACTTTAAAATGCCCAGAGAGACGGAAGCAGCAGGCAGAGGGGGGGTATCAGTTCTGCAGACAGTCTCTGCAGTTTCCTAGCCTAACGCATAGAGCAGTGAATTAGAAATGATGAGACGCAAAAGAAACGGCAGCTAGTCATCTTAAATGGGAAAAGGTTAGAGAGATAGATCTACTCCAAGCCACCATTCTAAATGGGTTTCACGTTAGGTAGGCAGACACACAAACTAGCCATGGGGAGACTAGGACTAGGAGGTATCATGCAGGGGTGTATCTGGAGGCTGGTTACACACGGGAAAATTATGACCTGGGGACCTAACTGCCAACCAGGGAACCGACAGCATCCTCCTCATCACGGCCCAGACAGCTGAGCCTGCCTCCTGCCCAACCCACAACACACTTGAGCCTGGGGACCAAAACATAACTTCATCTACTTACATACAACAGTAAAATAAGGACTAAATGTAGAACTTGTTCCAAGTATATCAGGATGGGCCAGAGTTTGCTGGATTAATAGGTAACCTGTGTAAACCGCGGTGAGCCACAGTGCTCCCAACACGTGGTgtgaccgggaggcccatgtGGTGTAGGTTGCGTGTGTCTCCGCGTGCTGCTTCCGTTTGCAGTCATCACCTATTAGCATCAGCAGGGTGGGTGAGCAGCAAAGGCAGAAAATAAaacatgaaaataaaaatgttttgagagagacagaggcaggctaaaaaggcaggtagcctagcggttaaaagCTCTTGGCCAATAACCAAAAGGTCGATGGTACGAATCCCCGTGCCAGCAAGGttgaaaaatctgccgttcttcccttgagcaagacatttaacctcccaacaacaacaacaactattcCCCAACGTCGATTAAGGCAACACCTCTCtgattgaatgcattcagttgtgcaactgacatTTCCTCTACCAAGAGTACACTAACAAGAAGTACGTGGCAGGTGTGTGTAGTCACAAAGGTTATGAGAAGAGTTCCATGACAAATCATACCAAGTCACATTATTCTATTATTCACAAAAAACACATCGTCTTGTAGTACATAGTCAAGGGTTCATGCACAAACAACTATATCGGTGTGGAGGTCAGTTACTCACACAGAGAGCCAATCGGATTCATGTGCTTCCCGTCAGTCCCCAACTCCTTTACATGCATGCTTCCGCAGTAGCTGGAGAGAGCTGCAACCAATAAGAAATAAAATCAGATAAAAACTAGCACAACTACATATCGATGGAGcatccctctttcccttccttCACCTGAGCGCAGAGCGAGAGAGCAAATTTGCATGTCACCAGGGCAATAGCCAAAGCGAAGGTAGCCCATTTGTTTGGGAGATCTGTGGGGTAAAAGTGCCATACAAACACCCAAAAAGGAAGGTGGAGTGATGTTAAAAGGAGTGAGAAAGCTGTAGGCAGGAAAAGCTGTGGTAGTGTCAGCCTCTGTCCCCATGTTGAGAAAGATAGAGGACAGTACAGAAGCAGGTGACGAGAAGTTTTAGGTTAGTCAGTCAGCAGTGAGAACCACCATGGTCATTCACACAGCCACTGCAACCTCCAGTGTTAGTGCAGATTCAGTACAGTGCAAGAGATTAGTGGACTGCAACCAGGGGTATTCCTAACATCAAGTTTCAACCAGTGATAACTAAGCACAGTCCCATGCAAATCATGCAACACCTGATTTGTGGATGCCCAACCCCGATGAATAATCGTTCAGCCTCTTtagcactctagcgactccttgtggcgggccgggtgcctgcaggctgaccatgtcgtcagttgaacggtgtttcctccaacacgttGGTTCGGCTGGCAGGTTAAGCGAgcaggtgttaagaagcacggtttggcgggtcatgttttcggaggatgcatgactcgaccGTTGCCCGTTAGGGAGATGacgagacaagatcgtaatcacaaaattggggagaaaaaggggccaaATAATCCAGATTGCATGATTATGTTGAGCTTTAGCAAAGCATTGTCAGATTTCCTGACAGCCTATGCAAATCATGTGGTGGTAGCCTATCTCAGCACTACACCGCTGTTAAGAGTGCAGGAAAAAGTTGAGACCCACCTAAAACGATGAATTATCCGTTATCCGCATTATTTATGACACAAAAGTGGGATGCTGCAAGgcagatatgagagagagagtgaaaggcaATGCTGGCGCTGTAAAGACAGCAAGAAGCCGAGCCGGCGCAGAAGCTGATACCTTCACCATTCTTGTGTGTCCTCATCAGTACACTCTTTAAGAGCAGCGAGAAGACGTATGccacagaggctgctgccctcCTGCTCACACGCACACAGGTGTCCGAGACGGACACCAGCAGACCTGAATCAAACCAATTCAACTTGATTGAAAATGCACAAAATCACAATGAATGTCAAATGTAAGAAAATGAAAATTGACACAGTCATGCATCAgcaatgacaacaacaacaaccaaaacaCTGTGGATGATATGCCTTCAAATGGAATGGAAAGGGAAAACACTCCCAGATACAACACATGCAGTACTGAGCGCATACATATTATAGTACTTGGCTCTCACCCGTTTTGTGCTTGCGGCTCTTGTCCCTGGCGTAGACCGTGGAGGGAGGGGACGTACAGGGGGCTGTCAGGGCCTGGTAGCTGGTGGCAGAGCAGGCACCAGTGGAGGACAAGGAGTAGGTGCTTAGAGCCTCATGTCTGTCCGAGGGGAGAGGGAAGTCCTTACAGAAGCTACCGTTCACCATGGAGGTCTGGGTCTGTACAGAGTTAATGTCTCCGTTGGTCCTACACATACTGTGGTCTACCGCCATGGTCCGCTCTGTAACGCACAGACAGATTTGATAATGAAACAcaaaattagccttttaaaaaggAATCCATTCAAAACACTAATGTCTCAGGCATGACAAGTAATTGTGATCGATAAGGTCGGAAAAAAGAAGACCTTTATCTTCAGAAGCTTCATCCAAACCCCAGAAGCTGCCGACCAGCGTGCGCTCCTGGATGCACGACTCGTCCAGCATGGAGGCGTCACTGGCGGTCACGCTGCTGTTGTGCTGCCGGGAGCCATGCTGGCTCTTACGGGGCGTGGTGCAGAGCAGAGACTGGGTGCAGGAGACAGAGTGCTGCTGAGACCTCCTGCTCTTCAACCCcctgggagagggagaagtgaaCAGTCAGATTAGACATGGAAACCATTTGTTGTAACACGCAGGCCCAAATCCATAGAAGGAACCCCAGGGCAGCAGCAGCATCACTTACTTGGACTCTCTGCGACTGGCTCCTCCTGCGCTGAAGGAGGCACCGTGGTACACATTGTGGTTCAGATTAGAGTCGAGGCTGTCGTCGCCATAGAGACCAGTGATAGTGTGCAGACGCAGGCTCCGCCGAGACATCCTGGGAGACTCGAAAACACTGGAGTGATCATGTGCTCCTTCTCAAAGTCCAGGGCTGTTGTTAAGAAGCTGGAGCTGGGAAAACAAGGACGAAAACAAGGACGAGAAGACAGGAATGCATTTAGATGAAAATtcatataatattattattttctAAGCAACAGTAAATAATTTGATTGGCAACATCAATGATTCTAATTCTAAAATCATACGTCACGCAAAAATACCAAAATTACATCTGAGTATTTAACTTCCTCTTCTTCTAGCATGCAAACAAAGCATGGAAGGCGCAATTGTTCCCCAATGGCAGCAAACATTTTACCGTAATGGCACGGTCACCCTTTGCTAGTAGTGCAAAGCTTAAGTTGAGAGGCTGCGGTTGTTCTATTCCCCTGTAACCACACAGGGCTGGTTTGACAGGAAATGAGCACTGATGCTCCCCCATCACAGTAAAGAACACAGGAAGAGAAATGAGGCCACATGATGGGGCCTTCTCTAAACATGGTGATATTACAGCAAGAGTTGGGGACCTACATCTACTGGCATCTGCTATAGACACACTTCTCCCATATTTCTTGCCCAGAGTTGGCCCAGATTTCAACAGAGACGAGTTATGCTCAACATAGCCATACCAAGAAAACTGTTGCTGCCATCTCTCAAGGAACAATCCCGGCATTCATATTGTTCGCCTTTGAAACCGTTTCTAAATCTGTACACGCGACTGAAACGATCATTGGGCAGACTGAAGTCCCTGTTGGGAATAGCACAACGGCAGTACAACGGAACGGTAACTTTCCATATAACAATGCATGACAGGCTATTACAGCCTGAAACCTAATCTCtataataaaacacacacacacagagcaaacaGGAGTAACCCTGCCTGCTGTCTAAAAATAGGCAAGCGCACAGACAAAGAACATAATGAAAGAGGATGATACATACAGATCCCCCCCCCACGTCACCCAGCTCACCAGAGTCCACCTCTCGTCACCATCGCTCATCCCAGAGAAAAGCAGACAAACATCACAGACACTCACCCAGACACTCACGCGAGACAGGAGATTAGGTAGCTTAACACTACTTAATACTGTATGTAGCCAATGCTTCGTGTTTACTTCCTGTTGCCAGCGATAGACAAGCCTATTAGAGATTCAACTCCCCTCCCTtatcctctcctcccgtctctaCAAAACAATGACACCAATCCATGAATTATGCACTTTGACATGAGTGATGTCAGTCCTTAGGTGCAACTGACTGTACAACAAAAAGGAGActtgttaaattaaaaaaaaaaaagttacatattgggATGTTATTTTTGATGATATATTGtattgcaatattatttttgcactAGTGGTCTTACCTGCACCAAAACGCCATAATTTTTTCCTCCATAACTTTTTCTAAAATAGAGAGccaatttgtttaacacttatttccatgactgatcaaaactcattCTCATGGCTGCCTCATGTTGCTCTGCAGCAGACATGGTGAGTAACATGTTTGGAACATGATCGAATCGCAATACAcatcgtatcggcacctaagtatcgtatcgtgaggtccctggcaattcccagtgTCCATATCAGTGTCACAGAGCTAATATCGAATATGATTTCATAAACGAAAGGAGAAACTCTCCAGGGCCCTTGCCCATGTAAAGAACCCAACAAAGCACCCTGCTCTCCGGTTCTTTCCCTCCAGGTCTTTCCATTCATGTCCTAAATTAAACCGACAGGATTACAGATGGCCTTGGCAGAGCCAATTATGTGCTTTCCGCTGCTTTGTCTGTTGCTCCTCCTGCCCCCTGCTAGGGGCGCTCTATGCCCCTCCGTGGGACAGCAGTGAGTCCTCAACAGTCTCACCCAAATCCCCAGTCTGGGCCAGGGGAGCCAGACCCAGGACAGCTGCAGTGAGACCAGGCTTTTTTAGTTCAGACTAGAGTAGAGGTCTTCTCGGCTCCAAAAAAGTTGCACGCGGACAGACCCCGGGACAATCAGACCCAGACGGACCCGACGACAACAAGACCTAGACCCGATCCGTACCCTAATGGACCAGTGccaaaacattataataataaatgcTCCCTGTTCAAGAATAGGTCTTTATATATGTTGGCTCGACCTTCTATAAGTCAATTCATAGGCTACGCAGAGCAGTGGTCAGGTCCATTCGGCTGTAGTTGCAGAGACCCAATGACAAACAAACATGACCCGACACTGAGGGAAAAGTTTTCATTTTGGACCTGGACCCGTGAACACCTCTGAAACAGACATTCAATCATGACATATAACGGTTACTCGACTCCATACACACTAATAATAAtttgatattaaactgattattgCAGTTGTCATGTAAACTTCATGACAACTTCTGCTTATTAAGTTCAAACTCTAAATAAGCCGTTTAAATCGGAGTTCCAGCGCTGGCGCCAGTCTCCCTCTTCTCCGCCAGCCGCCCCCTCTTCTCCGCCAGTCTCCCTCTTCTCCGCCAGCCCCCCCTATTCTCCGCCAGCCCCCCCTATTCTCCGCGAGTGAAGGGAGTTCGGAAAAACTGAAATTATGCCTTTTACAAATACTTTTCACATATAGGGTTCCAAAAATAACATGGTGGCTGTGGTAGAACGTATATTTTGATTGGCAATTTCCTTaaaatcaaactattatatttCTGATGATTCACAATATTGATCGTGTGCATGTAACAGTACACTGTGATACAAATAATCAACCGCAGGACTCCGGAAAAACAGAAACTGCTATGTAGACAGAATAACTCAATGCCATTATCATTGCCTGACACACTTAATTCTTCCGTTGCTCTATAATTCACTACATACTTCAGTCTGCCATAATCTAAAAATTGTTTGTTTTGTACAAGCAGgattgtacaaaacaaagtaatCAGCGATTGGATCAGTAACCAGTATCAAAAGGCAATGACAATTTCAAAACGTTGCTTTACCCACGTGTGTTCTGGTTCTGGCCCAAACCATCAGTTTCTGGACCCAATCAGACGGTTCGAATGCGTTCTATAAGGGTCCGGGGGTGGAGTCAAATTGCGGTGAAGAAACAAACGAGCGTTTCGCCGCAGCAATGAGTCTGGGTAACCAGGCAACCATTCTTGGTCTATCACAAATTTTAGGGTTAATCGATGGCCCAACTCCCGAAAATGCTAAATAGAGCTTAAGGGCCGATACCAGTATCGCGATACTTGTTAGTATcctggcaaggaaacaaaacacaaagcagaTTTCACTTATTTTGGAAAGCAGCCCTCATGTTGGAAGAAAcatgtctaatttattgtccaagcTATAGTGCACAATATTTTTCATATAACAGTTTGTTTAAAGGACCGAAGAGTTAACCTCATCTCACCACACAGGTCTACATTTATTTCCAAAAGCATGTCTATAATGAAGTATGCCCAACTGTTGTCTGAGAAGCTCGTAAAGCATATGAGGAGGTTATATCAGGTCTTACTCTTCACATAAGAAAAAGACCAATAAAGAATGAGAAATACAATTACAGAATTCACAACTAAGAAAGAAAACGCAGATTAAATAGAAATGTCGACACCCTTCAACAGTTGAACAAGTTGAAGCTTGAATTATAGCATAATAAAAAACACCTGGTCTGCAGAGATAGCTGCCCTGAAATCCAAACAATGCTGAGCAAGGTGAAATTGTGGGGAAAATGCTTGCTTGGCAAATTCGGAAAGAGGACCAGGAATGTACCATCTACAGCATTAAAAACCCCAATGGAATTTCTGAAATtaactcagtctttaaaacatttGATCAAACCGTATCAATCTGAAAGTTCAAAGAGAGACAAATTCACTAATAAGCCCAAATGTACAAATTATAACTGAATCAGAGAAAAATTGTATGATAGGGAAATGTTTCCCTAAGTGAGCTGGTGGGGGCGATAGACTACAAAATGGGAAATCTCCTGGTGATTGATTCCCAGTGAAATTTTACAGACACTTTCATCCCAAATCACTAAAGCCTGTTACATATGCTAACAGCAACTCTAGAGAAAAACGTTCTGACTGTTTGGCTTCAAATCACCTAACTTCAAAAAAGATAGATAAGGATGGATTGTCATTGCGGAACCTTCCGCCCAGTATAATTTTTGAATGTGGATTATAAATAAATTGTAGGCATTGGCATTTCGCATAGAAatagtacactgaacaaaaataaaacaacatgtggtgttggtcccatgtttcatgagctgaaataaaatacatttttacacaAAGCTTATTTTGCTCAAATTTGatttgttagtgagcatttctcctttgccaatataattcatccatctgacaggtgtggtatatcaagaagctgaataaacagcatgatcattacacaggtgcaccttgtgctagggacaataaaaggccattaaaatgtgtaattttgtcccaacacaatgccacagatgcctcaagttgagggagcgtgcaattggcatgctgactgcaggaatgtccaccagagctgttgccagagaatttaatgttaatttctctaccataagccgcctcacaaccacagaccttgtgtaaccacgccagcccagctCCACaaccagcttcttcacctgcaggtctcatctgagaccagccacacaggcagctgatgaaactgggttcgcacaaccaaatcatttctgcacaaactgtcagaacgtctcagggaagctcacctgcgtgctcgtcatcctcaccagggtcttgaactGACTGCAGATCGACattgtaactgacttcagtgggcaaatagtCACCTTCAAAtgtccactggcacactggagaagtagGTTCTTCACAGATTaattccagtttcaactgtacctggCAGATAGCATGTAAGGAGtcatgtgggtgagcggtttgctgatttcaatgttgtgaacagagtgccccatggtggggttatggtatgggcaggcataagctactgacaacgaacacaattgcattgaatcgatggcaattttaatgcacaaagataccgtgacgagatcctaagGCCCATTGTCGTATCATTtatccgctgccatcacctcatgtttcagcatgataatgcacagccccatgtcgcaaggatctgtacagaattcctggaagctgaaaatgtccccgttttttcatggcctgcatactcacccattgagcata contains:
- the LOC135505094 gene encoding SUN domain-containing protein 1-like isoform X3, which encodes MSRRSLRLHTITGLYGDDSLDSNLNHNVYHGASFSAGGASRRESKGLKSRRSQQHSVSCTQSLLCTTPRKSQHGSRQHNSSVTASDASMLDESCIQERTLVGSFWGLDEASEDKERTMAVDHSMCRTNGDINSVQTQTSMVNGSFCKDFPLPSDRHEALSTYSLSSTGACSATSYQALTAPCTSPPSTVYARDKSRKHKTGLLVSVSDTCVRVSRRAAASVAYVFSLLLKSVLMRTHKNGEALSSYCGSMHVKELGTDGKHMNPIGSLCDDCKRKQHAETHATYTTWASRSHHVLGALWLTAVYTGSSVLWVGQEAGSAVWAVMRRMLSVPWLAVRSPGKAATGVFWWLGTGWYHLVTLISLLNVFVLTRYPAKLLKLLLILLPFLILLALWHWGPSSLLSVLPAVNVTEWRTAYTLSFTSAQAQTKDGQSTMTPPPLPPAVSQPGSVAVSVDSERLAQLEQRLAQLWEKVEGGGQRQEQQHGEVLGLYHSLREQLDTQADRDGMGLWVSGLLEERLTLLRREMEKDAVLQREQEQVVVQQQGQESRLAQLEVLLQTLAAKTEEVQRRQVETASATPVPAPVSESHDALLAEVQRLEAALGSIRQDLQGVMGCQGMGDRLDQLHDMVSEQVRRELWILFYGSEQAGDSKPGEKELPESLMQWLSERYVSGADLQASLASLELSILQNVSLQLEENRARQEMLSTETVSQTVMHTVGAGMSEEHVQLMVKNALKLYSQDRTGLVDYALESGGGNILGTRCSETFETKTALMSLFGLPLWYFSQSPRVVIQPDVHPGNCWAFQGSHGYLVMRLSMRIVPSAFSLEHIPKDLSPTGNIDSAPRQFNVYGLDDEYQEEGKLLGSYTYQEDGDALQTYPVTEENDIAYQTIEVRVLSNWGHTEYTCLYRFRVHGQPSIN
- the LOC135505094 gene encoding SUN domain-containing protein 1-like isoform X1; amino-acid sequence: MSRRSLRLHTITGLYGDDSLDSNLNHNVYHGASFSAGGASRRESKGLKSRRSQQHSVSCTQSLLCTTPRKSQHGSRQHNSSVTASDASMLDESCIQERTLVGSFWGLDEASEDKERTMAVDHSMCRTNGDINSVQTQTSMVNGSFCKDFPLPSDRHEALSTYSLSSTGACSATSYQALTAPCTSPPSTVYARDKSRKHKTGLLVSVSDTCVRVSRRAAASVAYVFSLLLKSVLMRTHKNGEALSSYCGSMHVKELGTDGKHMNPIGSLCDDCKRKQHAETHATYTTWASRSHHVLGALWLTAVYTGSSVLWVGQEAGSAVWAVMRRMLSVPWLAVRSPGKAATGVFWWLGTGWYHLVTLISLLNVFVLTRYPAKLLKLLLILLPFLILLALWHWGPSSLLSVLPAVNVTEWRTAYTLSFTSAQAQTKDGQSTMTPPPLPPAVSQPGSVAVSVDSERLAQLEQRLAQLWEKVEGGGQRQEQQHGEVLGLYHSLREQLDTQADRDGMGLWVSGLLEERLTLLRREMEKDAVLQREQEQVVVQQQGQESRLAQLEVLLQTLAAKTEEVQRRQVETASATPVPAPVSESHDALLAEVQRLEAALGSIRQDLQGVMGCQGMGDRLDQLHDMVSEQVSEQVRRELWILFYGSEQAGDSKPGEKELPESLMQWLSERYVSGADLQASLASLELSILQNVSLQLEENRARQEMLSTETVSQTVMHTVGAGMSEEHVQLMVKNALKLYSQDRTGLVDYALESGGGNILGTRCSETFETKTALMSLFGLPLWYFSQSPRVVIQPDVHPGNCWAFQGSHGYLVMRLSMRIVPSAFSLEHIPKDLSPTGNIDSAPRQFNVYGLDDEYQEEGKLLGSYTYQEDGDALQTYPVTEENDIAYQTIEVRVLSNWGHTEYTCLYRFRVHGQPSIN